A single Leishmania major strain Friedlin complete genome, chromosome 24 DNA region contains:
- a CDS encoding putative mitochondrial translocase subunit produces the protein MNPNQPPRRKTAFNEEFDVMQAIQEDRMAYHASIACHERCVHNYFFNNFYWREKTCMDNCLDKINQATVITNINYGKFEDVESKK, from the coding sequence ATGAACCCCAATCAGCCGCCGAGGCGCAAGACCGCTTTTAATGAGGAGTTCGATGTGATGCAGGCCATTCAAGAGGACCGCATGGCCTACCACGCCAGTATCGCGTGCCACGAGCGGTGTGTGCACAACTACTTCTTCAATAACTTCTACTGGCGAGAGAAGACGTGCATGGATAATTGCCTAGATAAGATCAACCAGGCGACTGTCATCACAAACATCAACTACGGCAAGTTCGAAGACGTCGAGTCGAAGAAGTGA
- a CDS encoding putative DNA repair and recombination protein RAD54 yields MRKSAAGSGVANGTFRPPTMSSEGTPAERKPRTHPLLPATLAAAVPRFMTGWRALSNGSFKAPGSGDASNISDDTVDLPGPTVTCVTSTGARREVMYPAVTPHSAGSTAHDDLVAYRLARRSQIDYHQPESAAKAVAARALQAAAAARGKTDADSEDSGSQGGGTAKLLKVEAGTGGVKAAPGAPEAAEGGTAAAASEGHETAAAAAANEDAIPADKVVSRYPVSPYGKLYFQVETDGATRHESVGIVIIDTELLGAIMYDRVGRQYGNRPDPGYPIKQEEVDSAKAGSVLKVGTKSVLLITALTEEAFRSGEFFLRSEHDLRVKEDKAKAEAAAAEEAKARKPGMSFGNSLSNSSAFASILFRRRPKDGETGFVVPVAGRPKMGKNGIIMDELHPLHDPDREKAVVLFRADYKRDVHGRRQVSVVVDPIIGDKLRPHQIIGVKFLFDCITGERMLGYHGAILADEMGLGKTIQTVATIYTCLKQGKHGQPTARKCLVVTPSSLVKNWCNEFDKWLGEGAVRHFAISESTPKGDRIISRFDGDGDVLVISYDQLRKYIDRLSGLRSVELVVCDEGHRLKNAEVKTTKAVDMLPTRNRIILSGTPIQNDLSEFHAMVNFVNPGILGNRDLFARVFEEPVSLGRDPGCPDHLKSLGRDRARYLSVLTQRFILRRTQSINESYLPPKVDVTVFVRLGEKQELAYQKLADVVESAECTPLVLISALRKLCNHMDLFHDAVHLSHQIGNSAGASAQQQQQAGRRRGRSSAAGESQGIPLSVLPKGFRPGGLSMDCGSKMHFVSLVLDELKGNGEHDKLVIVSNFTQTLDIIAALCNSKQIAYFQLDGSTPIKKRQQLVDYFNVPGSQEIVFLLSSKAGGVGLNLIGANRLILFDPDWNPANDAQAMGRVWRDGQKKCVFIYRLLSTGTIEEKIYQRQVSKQGLSANVVDMQEDSKQHFTLEELKSLFKYKADTLCDTHDLLGCTSCEAAESLATSGRGSRGKQAEQIKMQFRKVGQPKKKSGPRMDELKAWRHISAVASFNLDSVTRAVAKHAPSLLSFLFADERDNTKVAGPAVSTRVKVDKPAFEEDEETITCASQAAMQQQESEMEIELIDDDDDEEEAELESSEEVSD; encoded by the coding sequence ATGCGCAAGTCAGCGGCAGGTAGCGGCGTTGCCAACGGCACGTTCCGCCCTCCCACAATGAGTAGTGAGGGTACGCCGGCAGAGCGCAAGCCCAGGACGCACCCACTATTGCCTGCCACCTTGGCTGCAGCCGTGCCGCGCTTCATGACCGGTTGGCGGGCCCTCAGCAACGGCAGCTTCAAGGCACCCGGTTCAGGGGATGCCAGCAACATCAGTGACGACACCGTGGATCTGCCTGGCCCGACTGTGACCTGTGTCACCTCCACTGGCGCTCGGCGCGAGGTGATGTACCCCGCCGTCACCCCACATAGCGCGGGCAGCACGGCACACGACGACCTTGTGGCTTACCGGCTGGCACGGCGCAGCCAGATAGACTACCACCAGCCGGAGTCggccgccaaggcggtgGCCGCGCGGGCCCTCCaagctgccgcggcagcgcgagggaAGACGGACGCGGACTCTGAGGACAGCGGAAGCCAGGGAGGCGGCACTGCGAAGCTGCTCAAGGTGGAGGCTGGCACCGGAGGCGTGAAGGCGGCTCCTGGTGCGCCGGAGGCTGCCGAAGgtggcacggcagcggcagccagCGAGGGCCACGagaccgctgccgccgccgctgcgaacGAGGACGCTATTCCAGCGGACAAAGTGGTGAGCCGCTACCCCGTCAGCCCCTATGGCAAGCTGTACTTCCAGGTGGAGACGGACGGCGCGACGCGGCATGAATCTGTCGGCATCGTCATCATCGATACGGAGTTGCTGGGGGCTATTATGTATGACCGCGTGGGGCGGCAGTACGGCAACCGGCCCGACCCTGGTTACCCGATCAAGCAGGAGGAAGTGGACAGTGCGAAGGCGGGCAGCGTCTTGAAGGTGGGCACAAAGAGTGTGCTGCTCATCACGGCGCTCACCGAGGAGGCgttccgcagcggcgagttCTTCTTGCGCTCCGAGCACGACCTCCGCGTGAAGGAGGACAAGGCCAAGGccgaggccgcggccgccgaggaggcgaaggcgcggAAGCCCGGGATGAGCTTCGGCAACTCGctcagcaacagcagcgccttcgcctccatcCTGTTCCGCCGTCGCCCCAAGGATGGGGAGACGGGCTTCGTCGTCCCCGTAGCCGGGCGTCCAAAGATGGGCAAGAACGGTATCATCATGGACgagctgcacccgctgcacgaCCCGGACCGCgagaaggcggtggtgctgttcCGCGCCGACTACAAGCGCGACGTGCACGGCCGTCGGCAAGTCTCCGTCGTTGTGGACCCGATCATTGGCGACAAGCTGCGGCCGCACCAAATCATTGGTGTAAAGTTTCTCTTCGACTGCATCACGGGTGAGCGCATGCTCGGCTACCACGGCGCCATCCTGGCCGATGAAATGGGCTTGGGTAAGACGATCCAGACGGTGGCCACCATCTACACCTGTTTGAAGCAAGGCAAGCACGGCCAGCCAACGGCCCGCAAGTGCCTCGTCGTGACGCCGTCCTCGCTGGTGAAGAACTGGTGCAACGAGTTTGACAAGTGGCTGGGCGAAGGGGCAGTGAGGCATTTCGCCATCTCCGAGTCGACCCCGAAGGGGGACCGCATTATTTCCCGCttcgacggcgatggcgacgtcctcgtcatctCGTACGACCAGCTGCGCAAGTATATAGACCGCCTCTCGGGGTTACGCTCTGTCGAACTGGTCGTCTGCGACGAGGGTCACCGCCTCAAGAATGCGGAGGTGAAGACGACAAAGGCGGTGGACATGCTGCCGACGCGCAACCGCATCATCCTTTCCGGCACCCCCATCCAGAACGACCTGTCCGAGTTCCATGCCATGGTCAACTTCGTCAACCCCGGTATCCTCGGCAACCGCGACCTCTTCGCACGCGTCTTCGAAGAGCCCGTCTCCCTTGGCCGCGACCCGGGATGCCCAGACCACCTCAAATCTCTTGGCCGCGATCGCGCGCGTTACCTCTCGGTGCTGACGCAGCGCTTTATCCTTCGCCGCACGCAGTCCATCAATGAGTCCTACCTGCCGCCCAAGGTGGACGTCACCGTCTTCGTGCGGCTGGGAGAGAAGCAGGAGCTTGCCTATCAGAAGCTGGCCGACGTGGTCGAGTCTGCCGAGTgcacgccgctggtgctCATTTCCGCCCTGCGGAAGCTGTGCAACCACATGGATCTCTTCCACGACGCGGTACACCTGTCTCATCAGATCGGCAACTCGGCAggtgcgtcggcgcagcagcaacagcaggctggccgccgtcgcggccgcagcagtgCTGCAGGTGAATCGCAAGGCATTCCCCTCTCTGTGCTACCGAAGGGGTTTAGGCCGGGTGGCTTGAGCATGGACTGTGGCAGCAAGATGCATTTTGTGTCCCTCGTGCTCGACGAGCTGAAGGGAAACGGCGAGCACGATAAGCTTGTCATTGTGTCGAACTTCACGCAAACACTCGACATCATTGCGGCGCTGTGTAACTCGAAGCAGATCGCGTACTTCCAGCTTGATGGCAGCACGCCCATCAAGAAGCGCCAGCAGCTAGTCGACTACTTCAACGTGCCTGGCTCGCAGGAGATCGTGTTTCTGCTCTCCTCGAAGGCCGGCGGTGTCGGGCTGAACCTGATCGGTGCGAACCGGCTGATCCTCTTCGACCCTGACTGGAACCCCGCAAACGATGCGCAGGCGATGGGCCGTGTGTGGCGCGATGGCCAGAAAAAGTGCGTCTTCATCTATCGCCTGCTCAGCACCGGCACCATCGAAGAGAAAATCTACCAGCGGCAAGTGAGCAAGCAAGGCTTGTCGGCGAACGTGGTGGACATGCAGGAGGATTCAAAGCAGCACTtcacgctggaggagctcaagTCCCTCTTCAAATACAAGGCCGACACGCTGTGCGACACCCACGACCTGCTGGGCTGCACATCCTGCGAGGCCGCCGAGTCGTTGGCCAcgagcggccgcggcagccgcggcaagCAGGCAGAACAGATCAAGATGCAGTTCCGAAAGGTGGGCCAGCCAAAGAAGAAGAGTGGGCCACGCATGGATGAGTTGAAAGCGTGGCGCCACATCAGCGCCGTTGCCTCGTTCAACCTTGACAGCGTTACCCGCGCCGTGGCGAAGCACGCGCCAtcgcttctctcctttctcttcgcTGACGAGCGCGATAACACCAAGGTTGCCGGGCCCGCCGTGTCGACCCGCGTGAAGGTCGACAAGCCCGCCttcgaggaggacgaggagacgATCACGTGTGCCAGCCAAGCCgccatgcagcagcaggagagcgAGATGGAGATTGAGCTgatcgacgacgacgatgacgaagaagaggcggAACTCGAATCGTCCGAAGAGGTCAGTGACTAG
- a CDS encoding hypothetical predicted multi-pass transmembrane protein encodes MSRKRRQRAAALSGTPFPVSLASAASSASSEQLPNGTTRSRTKCRENGDGCCVSARHSPHPEPPSLSRSEAVRGVHSRVSSSSNGAIHREEPSVVGMEDFPSPVPYLRRVASSDGYLNGSKHGKSFPVSKRPPTGSASVGITAMQNATYCGNWSQVVLGATSAIMFLLVLCVSYALYILVTPYGQSIMNGVLLSIVMHPQSRLRSSLYMGTAVDRMTHMQQRWAVQGRLMGLVGSWLSLCHFASFVVMQGTFFLGLNKIHVHAQSVLLEEASAAGCGAGVGAKGASTRTMPRCPYASQSVTSPATQSVASTTRQGGAGGLSRPAGTPISSTAASKTPPSTGVPPAQLHRPLVSTPRGRRVLRWLTISIIVIVAHLLVGVTYFVLLHAALGVVFAVMLPFLPAHTFVSSMGRLWRVAVLLFFVAGLTLNLTADVLSISEAVRLTTSAVVGSGGGDGYDAAMAAPSTSNISDRVLTALGVENCTTTAPLAKVAVTGDGIASGEDATSEATAAATSHADVDALSVLDEYRSCIEAFLIGKIQDLVVQEVADMFSDGNVSKMVETLMEVLPPQLRAVVTRDDTVLAGLEKSASKGDTSSLSGGEGGTHEKAAAQPLSWRAVLANARGLRPASAIKSLVYDSLSGTSARTLNSASDTSVRGATAAGHKVEINWLTVSRLIASRLLPYVEHALRLFFRVGSNLLGLFDSIYAVILFVFCYRYLTQLEHTVLYYGVAKLLRVMQPELGDHHARTIEQDITVSFITLLQSFWHLTWFHFCITFCTFKLWGFPTPFLLGLVSVVLALFPLVPKWLSPCSIALVYMLVQLASLVTSEGTSCSGNRGPVEAHAAAATDVPLLSFPPGRSWIEVLVWGKPYALHYIRALSFGLAVLLECGDEWLLCVSRGLRGGFFTEADGKGREQLQPFVIGTALVLGFVAYGIRGIVFGPLTVIVARVLFDNWDIVLANREPGRLTLPPSSFVGVEGNDEEETSMVESP; translated from the coding sequence ATGTCGCGAAAacgacggcagcgggcgGCCGCTCTCAGCGGTACCCCCTTCCCCGTCTCCCTCGCCTCTGCGGCCTCATCAGCGTCGTCTGAGCAGCTGCCGAACGGCACAACTCGCAGTCGCACAAAATGCAGAGAGAATGGCGACGGGTGTTGTGTGTCAGCGCGGCACAGCCCGCATCCAGAACCTCcgtccctctcccgctcAGAGGCTGTCCGTGGGGTGCATTCAcgcgtgagcagcagcagcaacggcgccaTTCATCGCGAAGAGCCGTCGGTGGTGGGTATGGAGGACTTTCCTTCCCCTGTGCCGTACCTCCGTCGCGTCGCCAGCTCTGATGGGTACCTTAATGGCAGTAAGCACGGCAAGTCCTTCCCTGTAAGCAAACGTCCGCCGACTGGCAGCGCAAGCGTCGGCATTACGGCCATGCAGAATGCCACTTACTGCGGCAACTGGTCTCAGGTGGTCCTCGGGGCCACCTCTGCCATCATGTTCCTCCTTGTCCTCTGCGTCAGTTACGCCCTTTACATTCTCGTCACCCCGTATGGCCAGAGCATCATGAACGGCGTGCTACTCTCCATCGTCATGCACCCGCAGAGCCGCCTGCGGTCGTCACTCTACATGGGCACCGCTGTCGATCGTATGACGCacatgcagcagcgctgggcGGTGCAGGGGCGGTTGATGGGCCTTGTCGGCTCGTGGCTATCCCTGTGCCACTTTGCGTCCTTTGTGGTGATGCAGGGGACCTTCTTCTTGGGCCTCAACAAGAtccacgtgcacgcacagtCGGTACTCCTGGAAGAGGCCTCCGCAGCTGGATGTGGTGCCGGAGTGGGCGCCAAGGGCGCCAGCACCCGCACCATGCCGCGTTGCCCGTACGCCTCCCAAAGCGTAACCAGCCCAGCGACGCAGTCAGTTGCGTCGACCACGCGACAAGGGGGCGCTGGCGGCCTGTCGCGCCCCGCGGGGACGCCTATATCCTCGACGGCCGCCTCGAAAACACCTCCTTCGACGGGCGTGCCGCCAGCTCAGCTTCACCGACCCCTCGTGTCCACCCCGCGCGGGCGCCGTGTCCTGCGCTGGCTCACCATCTCCATCATCGTCATTGTTGCCCACTTGCTGGTTGGTGTCACCTACTTTGTGCTCCTGCACGCTGCTTTGGGTGTTGTGTTTGCCGTCATGTTGCCCTTCCTGCCTGCCCACACCTTCGTCAGCTCCATGGGGCGTCTGTGGCGGGTTGCAGTCCTCCTGTTCTTCGTGGCGGGCCTCACTCTTAACTTGACGGCTGATGTGCTGTCCATCAGCGAGGCTGTGCGACTCACCACATCTGCTGTCGTAggtagcggtggcggtgacggaTACGATGCGGCCATGGCAGCTCCGTCCACCTCTAACATCAGTGATAGAGTGTTAACAGCGCTGGGTGTGGAGAACTGCACCACGACTGCGCCGTTGGCGAAGGTGGCCGTCACGGGCGACGGCATAGCAAGCGGAGAGGATGCAACGAGCGaggcgaccgcggcggcgacgtcgcacGCCGACGTGGACGCGCTGAGTGTGCTAGACGAGTACCGCAGCTGTATTGAGGCCTTTCTCATTGGCAAGATCCAGGACCTTGtcgtgcaggaggtggcggaCATGTTCAGCGACGGCAACGTCTCGAAGATGGTCGAGACGCTCATGGAGGTGCttccgccgcagctgcgcgcggtggtgacgcGCGATGACACGGTGCTCGCTGGACTTGAGAAGTCGGCTAGCAAGGGCGACACTTCGTCATtgagcggaggagagggcggcacTCACGAAaaggctgctgcgcagccgctctcgtggcgcgcggtgctggcgaaTGCGCGCGGCCTGCGCCCCGCAAGCGCCATCAAGTCGCTCGTCTACGACTCCCTCTCGGGCACGTCTGCGAGGACTCTCAACAGCGCGAGTGACACGAGTGTCCGCggcgcgacagcggcgggCCACAAGGTAGAGATCAACTGGCTCACTGTCTCCCGCTTGATTGCATCTCGCCTGCTGCCCTACGTTGAGCACGCGCTGCGTCTGTTTTTCCGAGTCGGCTCCAATCTGCTCGGCCTCTTCGACAGCATCTACGCCGTCattctctttgttttctgcTACCGCTACCTCACCCAGCTGGAGCACACAGTGCTCTACTACGGCGTGGCGAAGTTGCTGCGCGTGATGCAGCCGGAGCTGGGCGACCACCACGCCCGCACTATTGAGCAGGACATCACAGTCTCCTTCATCACGCTTCTACAGTCGTTCTGGCACCTGACGTGGTTTCACTTCTGCATTACGTTCTGCACCTTCAAACTTTGGGGATTCCCGACGCCGTTCCTGTTGGGGCTCGTCTCCGTCGTTCTGGCGCTCTTTCCGCTGGTACCGAAGTGGTTGAGCCCGTGCTCCATCGCGCTGGTGTACATGCTGGTGCAGCTCGCATCGCTCGTCACCTCTGAAGGGACGAGTTGCAGTGGCAACCGCGGGCCAgtggaggcgcacgcggctgctgcgaccgacgtccctctcctctccttcccgcCTGGTCGATCGTGGATCGAGGTTCTCGTGTGGGGCAAGCCGTACGCTCTTCACTACATCCGCGCCCTCAGTTTTGGCCTGGCCGTCCTGCTGGAGTGCGGCGACGAATGGCTTCTCTGCGTCTCGCGAGGGCTGCGCGGTGGCTTCTTCACGGAGGCCGACGGGAAGGgccgcgagcagctgcagccctTTGTGATTGGGacagcgctggtgctgggCTTTGTTGCCTACGGCATCCGCGGCATCGTCTTCGGCCCTCTGACGGTCATCGTCGCGCGCGTACTCTTCGATAACTGGGACATTGTGCTGGCGAACCGCGAGCCCGGCCGTCTGACCTTaccgccgtcgtcgtttGTCGGTGTGGAAGGgaacgacgaggaggaaacCTCGATGGTGGAATCGCCGTAG
- a CDS encoding hypothetical predicted transmembrane protein, with amino-acid sequence MLRRSRVTRFIVPSSSSPELPRFLTEREKPILSTSGDLYAFVVEYDHRSTIPRLGHGPVHSDFFSRYLFSGSPLAGALTAGGVALFVLTFGYHVGKPVVDAHRELLWKRADAAHDKRSRESTEGAAAEEKGRDSLSPVEEFDDLIEVKGEEGWSPSHTKTGAFESHSHRSLDVE; translated from the coding sequence ATGCTTCGCCGTTCTCGCGTCACTCGCTTCATCGTTCCGAGCAGCTCCTCCCCGGAGTTGCCACGGTTCCtgaccgagagagagaagccgatCCTCTCCACCAGCGGCGACCTCTACGCATTTGTGGTTGAGTATGACCACCGCAGCACCATACCCCGCTTGGGTCATGGCCCCGTTCACAGCGACTTCTTTTCACGTTACTTGTTCAGCGGCTCACCTCTGGCTGGCGCCTTGACCGCCGGCGGTGTCGCTCTCTTCGTGCTCACTTTTGGGTACCACGTCGGCAAACCAGTTGTCGATGCCCACCGCGAGCTCCTCTGGAAGAGGGCAGATGCCGCCCACGACAAGCGCAGCCGTGAAAGCACAGAaggggcggcggctgaggagaaggggagggacaGCCTCAGCCCAGTGGAAGAGTTCGACGACCTCATCGAGgtgaagggagaggaggggtggtCCCCTTCGCATACAAAAACGGGGGCTTTTGAGAGTCACTCGCACCGCTCGCTCGACGTAGAATGA
- a CDS encoding putative signal recognition particle, which yields MVLAELGQKIGQAIHRMSAKSMLGEDDVKELMNEIARALLQADVNVTIVKKLQVSIRTELALAEEGAGLNKRKILQNAVFNGLKRILDPGVKPFLPVKGRHNVVMFVGLQGSGKTTSCTKYAAYFQRKGFKTALVCADTFRAGAYDQLRQNATKAKVRFYGSLTEADPVAIAKEGVAELKKEKYDLIIVDTSGRHKQESALFEEMKQVEEAVKPNDIVFVMSATDGQAVEEQARNFKEMVAVGSVIVTKLDCQTKGGGALSAVAATRSPIVFIGTGEHFEDFDLFNPERFVQKMLGMGDIGGLMDTMRDANIDGNEEVYKRLQDGLFTMRDMYEHLQNVLKMGSVGKIMEMLPGMSGHAATAGQQGDIALKGFIHMLDSMTVAELDEVRVKKMMTPSRMHRIARGSGHSVVEVQNLIISYTKFEEIVKKMGKMNFKAMMQDSSGPAAGHMGQQQMGQLAKLLNPNMLRQIGGMGGLQGMMKQLQQSMGGGAGGAGGLPDMSAMANMMQMMQQHQKPPRR from the coding sequence ATGGTCTTGGCAGAGCTGGGTCAGAAAATCGGGCAGGCGATTCATCGCATGTCCGCCAAGTCGATGCTGGGTGAGGACGATGTGAAGGAGCTGATGAACGAGattgcgcgtgcgctgctgcaggcagACGTGAACGTCACCATTGTGAAGAAGCTTCAGGTGAGCATCAGAACGGAGCTGGCACtagcggaggagggcgctGGACTGAACAAGCGCAAGATCCTTCAGAACGCTGTCTTCAATGGCCTCAAGCGCATACTCGACCCCGGGGTGAAGCCGTTCCTACCGGTGAAGGGGAGGCACAACGTCGTGATGTTTGTGGGTCTGCAAGGGTCCGGCAAGACGACATCGTGCACGAAGTACGCCGCCTACTTTCAGCGCAAGGGCTTCAAGACGGCGCTGGTGTGCGCCGACACGTTCCGCGCTGGCGCGTACGATCAGCTGCGTCAGAACGCGACCAAGGCCAAGGTACGCTTCTACGGATCACTGACGGAGGCAGACCCGGTAGCGATCGCCAAGGAAGGTGTGGCGGAACTCAAGAAGGAGAAGTACGACCTCATCATCGTAGACACGAGTGGCCGCCATAAGCAGGAGTCGGCGCTCTTTGAGGAGATGAAGCAGGTCGAGGAAGCCGTGAAGCCGAACGACATCGTCTTCGTCATGTCCGCGACAGACGGGCAGGCGGTagaggagcaggcacgcaACTTCAAGGAAATGGTTGCTGTCGGCTCGGTCATTGTCACGAAGCTAGACTGCCAGACCaagggcggcggtgcgctctccgccgtcgcggcgacgcgcagccCCATCGTCTTCATCGGCACCGGCGAGCACTTCGAGGACTTCGACCTCTTTAATCCGGAGCGGTTTGTGCAGAAGATGTTGGGCATGGGCGACATAGGCGGGCTGATGGACACGATGCGCGACGCCAACATCGACGGCAACGAGGAAGTCTACAAGCGCCTGCAGGACGGCCTGTTCACAATGCGTGACATGTACGAACATCTGCAGAACGTGCTCAAGATGGGCTCCGTTGGTAAAATCATGGAAATGCTGCCCGGCATGTCGGGCCACGCCGCTACGGCGGGCCAGCAGGGCGACATTGCGCTGAAGGGGTTTATCCACATGCTAGACAGCATGACGGTCGCCGAGCTGGATGAAGTCAGGGTGAAGAAGATGATGACACCATCCCGCATGCACCGCAtcgcgcgcggcagcggccactcCGTCGTCGAGGTGCAGAACCTGATTATTAGCTATACGAAGTTTGAGGAGATCGTGAAGAAGATGGGCAAGATGAACTTCAAGGCCATGATGCAGGACTCTTCCGGGCCCGCCGCGGGGCACatggggcagcagcagatgggTCAGCTGGCGAAGCTGCTCAACCCGAACATGCTACGGCAGATCGGCGGCATGGGTGGACTGCAGGGGATgatgaagcagctgcagcagagcatgggtggtggtgcgggcggcgcaggcgggcTGCCAGATATGTCCGCCATGGCCAACATGATGCAGAtgatgcagcagcatcagaagccgccgcggcggtga
- a CDS encoding myo-inositol/proton symporter (MIT) has product MRASVMLCAALGGFLFGYDTGVINAALFQMKDHFGFSEHSWQYALIVAIAIAGAFVGAFISGFISAAFGRRPCIAVADALFVIGSVLMGAAPNVEVVLVSRVIVGLAIGISSATIPVYLAEVTSPKHRGATIVLNNLFLTGGQFVAAGFTAIMVVFTSKNIGWRVAIGIGALPAVVQAFCLLFFLPESPRWLLSKGHAGRAKAVADKFEVDLCEFQEGDEVPSVSIDYRPLMARDMRFRVVLSSGLQIIQQFSGINTIMYYSSVILYDAGFRDAIMPVVLSIPLAFMNALFTAVAIFTVDRFGRRRMLLISVFGCLVLLVVIAIIGFFIGTRISYSVGGGLFLALLAVFLAVYAPGIGCIPWVIMGEIFPTHLRTSAASVATMANWGANVLVSQVFPILMGAIGVGGTFTIISGLMALGCIFVYFFTVETKGLTLEQIDNMFRKRAGLPPRFHEEGESGEHGNRHREDGDFDRMATEDVCDLSSLGNQVVSFAKAEDAFTEVAMTNRHAVSNKFEERATSSSSDPQSLKNHDEEQQTAIQAAPHEPK; this is encoded by the coding sequence ATGCGGGCGTCTGTCATGCTATGTGCCGCCTTGGGCGGTTTTCTCTTCGGCTATGACACGGGCGTCATCAATGCTGCCCTGTTCCAGATGAAGGACCACTTCGGCTTCAGCGAGCATTCGTGGCAGTACGCCCTCATCGTCGCCATTGCCATTGCTGGTGCCTTTGTTGGTGCCTTTATTTCTGGCTTCATCTCTGCCGCCTTCGGTCGCCGCCCATGCATCGCCGTGGCGGATGCCCTGTTCGTTATCGGCTCTGTGCTGATGGGTGCTGCCCCGAATGTGGAAGTGGTGCTCGTGTCGCGCGTCATCGTCGGTTTGGCCATCGGTATCAGCTCTGCCACCATTCCAGTATACCTGGCGGAGGTAACATCGCCGAAGCACCGTGGCGCCACCATCGTTCTCAACAATCTGTTTCTGACAGGTGGCCAGTTTGTTGCTGCCGGTTTCACCGCGATCATGGTCGTCTTCACGAGCAAGAACATCGGTTGGCGTGTGGCGATCGGCATAGGCGCGTTGCCGGCTGTCGTTCAGGCGTTCTGCCTTCTCTTTTTCCTGCCGGAGAGCCCACGTTGGCTTCTCTCGAAGGGCCACGCGGGCCGCGCcaaggcggtggcggacaAGTTCGAGGTGGACCTCTGCGAGTTCCAGGAGGGTGATGAGGTGCCGTCCGTCAGCATCGACTACCGCCCGCTGATGGCGCGCGACATGCGCTTCCGCGTGGTGCTCAGCTCTGGGCTGCAGATCATTCAGCAGTTTTCGGGTATTAACACCATCATGTACTACAGCTCTGTGATTCTGTACGACGCTGGTTTCCGCGACGCCATCATGCCAGTCGTGCTGTCCATCCCGCTCGCCTTCATGAATGCCCTCTTCACGGCAGTGGCCATCTTCACGGTCGATCGCTTTGGTCGCCGCCGCATGCTGCTCATCTCTGTCTTTGGCTGCCTTGTGCTGTTGGTAGTGATTGCCATAATTGGCTTCTTCATCGGCACGCGCATCTCGTACTCCGTTGGTGGTGGACTTTTCTtggcgctgctcgccgtcTTTCTCGCCGTGTACGCGCCTGGCATCGGCTGCATCCCGTGGGTGATCATGGGCGAGATCTTTCCTACGCACCTGCGGACATCGGCGGCGTCCGTCGCGACCATGGCGAACTGGGGGGCCAACGTGCTCGTGTCGCAGGTGTTTCCGATCCTGATgggcgccatcggcgtcggcggcaccTTCACGATCATCTCCGGTCTCATGGCCCTCGGCTGCATATTTGTCTACTTCTTCACCGTGGAGACGAAGGGGCTCACGCTGGAGCAGATCGACAACATGTTCCGCAAGCGCGCCggcctgccgccgcgcttCCACGAGGAAGGCGAGAGCGGCGAACACGGTAACCGGCACCGTGAAGACGGCGACTTCGACCGCATGGCGACGGAGGATGTCTGTGACCTGTCCTCGTTGGGCAACCAGGTTGTATCCTTTGCCAAAGCAGAGGACGCCTTCACGGAGGTGGCAATGACCAATCGCCACGCCGTGTCCAACAAGTttgaagagagagcgacgagCTCTTCCTCAGATCCCCAGTCGCTCAAAAACCATGACGAGGAGCAGCAAACAGCCATCCAAGCAGCTCCGCACGAGCCCAAGTAG